Proteins encoded by one window of Rouxiella chamberiensis:
- a CDS encoding Trm112 family protein: protein MDHRLLEIVACPVCNGKLYFNKESQELVCKADGLAYPVRDGIPVLLEVEARSLSADEIHP from the coding sequence ATGGATCATCGTTTACTCGAAATTGTTGCCTGCCCGGTTTGCAACGGCAAACTGTACTTCAATAAAGAATCTCAGGAGCTGGTCTGTAAAGCCGATGGCCTGGCCTACCCTGTGCGTGACGGAATTCCGGTGCTGCTGGAAGTCGAAGCCCGTTCCCTGTCTGCCGACGAGATCCACCCATGA
- a CDS encoding cold-shock protein: protein MMLKMGLVKWFNQTKGYGFISPLDGSSEIYVSRSSIANTRNKSLNAGQSVEYTVYNSSTHGQAAADVIAF from the coding sequence ATGATGTTAAAAATGGGTTTAGTGAAATGGTTCAATCAGACCAAAGGTTATGGTTTCATTTCTCCACTCGATGGTTCTTCAGAAATCTACGTTAGCCGCAGTTCAATTGCCAATACACGTAATAAATCTCTGAATGCCGGTCAAAGCGTAGAATATACGGTTTACAACAGCTCGACTCACGGTCAGGCAGCAGCCGACGTTATTGCTTTCTAA
- a CDS encoding YcbK family protein, whose amino-acid sequence MDQIDKHRRKWLALGSAAMGVALLPHQALATLSTPRPRVLVINNLHTGETLKTEFFDGKKYNRDELARLNHLFRDYRAEQVKNIDPQLFDHLYRLQIMLGTSKPVQLISGYRTLATNNSLRKHGSGVAKHSYHTLGQAMDFHIQGVDLANIRKAALKMRMGGVGYYPRSDFVHIDTGPARSWS is encoded by the coding sequence ATGGATCAAATAGATAAACATCGCCGTAAATGGCTGGCACTGGGCAGTGCTGCCATGGGCGTGGCGCTCCTGCCTCATCAGGCGCTCGCGACGCTTTCCACACCAAGGCCCCGGGTGTTGGTTATCAACAACCTCCACACTGGTGAAACCCTCAAAACCGAATTTTTTGACGGCAAGAAATACAACAGGGACGAGTTGGCGCGATTGAATCATTTGTTCCGCGACTACCGTGCCGAACAGGTCAAAAATATCGATCCTCAGCTGTTCGATCATCTCTACCGCCTGCAAATCATGCTGGGTACCAGCAAACCGGTGCAGTTGATTTCCGGGTATCGTACGCTTGCGACCAACAACAGCCTGCGCAAACATGGCAGCGGCGTGGCCAAACACAGTTATCACACTCTGGGTCAGGCCATGGATTTCCACATTCAAGGCGTTGATTTGGCAAATATTCGCAAAGCGGCATTAAAAATGCGGATGGGTGGTGTAGGATATTATCCACGAAGTGACTTTGTTCACATCGATACCGGTCCAGCCAGAAGCTGGTCGTGA
- the mukF gene encoding chromosome partition protein MukF — MSEFSQTVPELVAWARKNDFSISLPTERLAFLLAIATLNGERLDGEMSEGELIDAFRHVSKGFEQTHETIAVRANNAINDLVRQRLVNRFVSEIADGNAIYRLTPLGIGITDYYIRQREFSTLRLSMQLSIVAQELKRAADAADEGGDEFHWHRNVFAPLKYSVAEIFDSIDMTQRIMDEQQQGVKDDIASLLSKDWRAAISSCELLLSETSGTLRELQDTLEAAGDLLQAHLLRIQDAMHDGPPGLGFIDKLVFDLQNKLDRITSWGQQAIDLWIGYDRHVHKFIRTAIDMDKNRVFAQRLRLSVQNYFEQPWTLTFANADRLLDMRDEELALRSEEVTGELPDSLEFEEISEIREQLAALIEQALLVYRQDKVPLNLGLVMRDYLEQYPRVRHFDVARIMVDQAVRLGVAEADFSGLPAQWQAINDYGAKVQAHVIDKY, encoded by the coding sequence ATGAGTGAATTTTCCCAGACTGTCCCTGAACTGGTCGCCTGGGCACGTAAAAATGATTTCTCAATTTCATTGCCGACGGAGCGACTGGCCTTTCTTCTGGCGATTGCCACGCTAAACGGCGAACGTCTCGACGGAGAGATGAGCGAAGGTGAATTAATCGATGCCTTTCGCCATGTAAGCAAGGGATTTGAGCAAACCCACGAGACTATCGCGGTGCGTGCCAACAATGCTATCAATGATCTGGTGCGCCAGCGTCTGGTAAACCGTTTTGTCAGCGAAATCGCCGACGGCAACGCCATTTACCGCCTGACGCCGCTGGGCATCGGCATCACCGATTACTACATTCGCCAGCGCGAGTTTTCCACGCTGCGCCTCTCGATGCAGCTTTCCATCGTGGCCCAGGAGCTTAAACGCGCGGCCGATGCCGCTGACGAAGGCGGCGACGAATTCCACTGGCACCGCAACGTGTTTGCCCCGCTGAAATACTCTGTGGCCGAGATTTTCGACAGCATCGACATGACCCAGCGCATCATGGATGAACAGCAGCAGGGCGTAAAAGATGACATCGCGTCACTGCTCAGCAAAGACTGGCGTGCGGCTATCTCCAGTTGTGAACTGCTGCTGTCCGAAACCTCCGGCACGCTGCGCGAACTTCAGGATACCCTCGAAGCCGCCGGTGATCTGCTCCAGGCGCACCTGCTGCGTATTCAGGATGCCATGCACGACGGGCCGCCGGGTCTCGGCTTTATCGATAAACTGGTGTTTGACCTGCAAAACAAGCTGGACCGAATCACCAGCTGGGGTCAGCAGGCGATTGACCTGTGGATTGGTTACGACCGCCACGTGCACAAGTTTATCCGTACCGCCATCGACATGGACAAAAACCGCGTCTTTGCCCAGCGTCTGCGCCTGTCGGTGCAGAACTATTTCGAACAGCCGTGGACGCTGACCTTCGCCAACGCCGATCGCCTGCTGGACATGCGTGACGAAGAGTTGGCGCTGCGCAGTGAAGAAGTCACCGGCGAACTGCCGGACTCGCTCGAATTCGAAGAGATAAGCGAAATTCGCGAACAGCTGGCGGCGCTGATTGAACAGGCCCTGCTGGTATATCGGCAAGACAAGGTACCGCTCAACCTGGGCCTGGTCATGCGCGACTATCTCGAACAATATCCACGCGTCCGTCACTTCGACGTCGCGCGTATCATGGTCGACCAGGCGGTACGCCTTGGTGTGGCTGAAGCAGATTTTTCAGGGTTGCCCGCGCAGTGGCAGGCAATCAATGATTACGGAGCCAAGGTGCAGGCCCATGTCATCGACAAATATTGA
- the ihfB gene encoding integration host factor subunit beta has translation MTKSELIERLAGQHSHVPAKAVEDAVKEMLEHMAATLADGERIEIRGFGSFSLHYRAPRVGRNPKTGDKVELDGKYVPHFKPGKELRDRANIYS, from the coding sequence ATGACCAAGTCTGAACTCATTGAAAGACTTGCTGGCCAGCACTCTCATGTTCCGGCGAAAGCCGTTGAGGATGCCGTGAAAGAGATGCTAGAACATATGGCTGCAACCTTAGCTGATGGAGAACGCATCGAAATCCGCGGGTTTGGCAGTTTTTCTCTTCACTACCGTGCTCCGCGCGTGGGACGTAACCCGAAAACGGGCGACAAAGTTGAGCTGGACGGCAAGTACGTTCCTCACTTCAAGCCAGGTAAAGAGTTACGCGACCGTGCGAACATTTACAGCTAA
- a CDS encoding DNA internalization-related competence protein ComEC/Rec2, whose product MLDVGHGLSLLIEKNGRGVLFDTGNRWEGGSMAQRQILPYLQWRNIALDQIIVSHSHLDHHGGTEIMRAAFPNASLRTSFAGKNTLPCIRGQQWRWQALDFTVLWPPDIKDYADNNASCVIKVSDGKFSLLLSGDIERQAETALIKQNRKALEANLLQVPHHGSRTSSIAPFLRAVNPEVAVASASRFNVWRLPAEKIKQRYRSSGIIWRDTAHSGQLGAFFFDNYWVIKGLREQLMPRWYHQWFGVGGDNE is encoded by the coding sequence ATGCTCGACGTCGGTCACGGGTTGTCGCTACTGATTGAAAAGAACGGCCGAGGCGTATTGTTTGATACCGGAAACCGCTGGGAGGGTGGGTCAATGGCGCAGAGGCAGATTCTGCCTTACCTTCAATGGCGCAATATTGCCCTTGACCAGATAATTGTCAGTCATAGCCATCTTGACCATCACGGCGGTACCGAGATTATGCGTGCTGCCTTCCCGAACGCCAGCCTGCGTACCTCCTTTGCCGGAAAAAACACGCTACCCTGCATACGCGGGCAGCAATGGCGCTGGCAGGCGCTGGATTTCACCGTACTGTGGCCGCCTGATATCAAAGACTATGCCGACAACAATGCCAGCTGCGTCATAAAGGTCAGCGATGGTAAATTCAGCCTGTTACTGAGCGGAGATATAGAACGCCAGGCCGAAACCGCATTGATTAAACAGAACAGAAAGGCGCTTGAAGCCAACCTTTTGCAGGTGCCGCACCACGGCAGCAGAACCTCGTCAATCGCCCCCTTTCTGCGCGCAGTAAACCCGGAGGTGGCCGTGGCATCGGCCTCGCGATTCAATGTCTGGCGTTTACCGGCCGAAAAAATAAAACAACGCTATCGGTCCAGCGGGATAATTTGGCGCGACACCGCGCATTCAGGCCAGCTTGGCGCTTTCTTTTTCGACAATTATTGGGTAATTAAGGGCCTGCGTGAACAATTAATGCCACGTTGGTACCATCAGTGGTTTGGTGTTGGGGGAGATAATGAGTAG
- a CDS encoding porin — MMKRNILAVVIPALLAAGAANAAEIYNKDGNKLDLYGKVDGLHYFSKDDGSDGDQSYVRFGFKGETKINDNITGYGQWEYNVQANNSEGADAQDGNKTRLGFAGLKFGQWGSFDYGRNYGLMYDTIGWTDMMPEYGGDSGYSDGYLAGRSTGVATYRNTNFFGLVDGWDFAVQYQGKNDRDDGEILRGNGDGYALSTSYTSSIGLGIVGSWAESNRTDGQKELAFGNGENKARSWGTAIKYDANNVYVAALYSETRDAARISGEVDGVELNGFANKAVTEEIIAQYQFDFGLRPSVAYVQSKGKDIEGIGDAYLYKYYEVGATYYFNKNMSTYVDYKINRLDDNNPLGLATDDVVALGLVYQF; from the coding sequence ATGATGAAGCGCAACATTCTTGCAGTGGTTATCCCAGCCTTGTTAGCTGCTGGCGCAGCAAACGCAGCTGAAATTTATAACAAAGACGGCAACAAGCTGGATCTGTACGGTAAAGTCGACGGCCTGCATTACTTCTCAAAAGACGACGGTAGCGATGGCGACCAGTCTTACGTTCGTTTCGGCTTCAAAGGCGAAACCAAGATTAATGACAACATCACCGGTTACGGCCAGTGGGAATACAACGTTCAGGCCAACAACTCCGAAGGCGCCGACGCACAGGACGGCAACAAAACCCGTCTGGGCTTTGCCGGTCTGAAATTCGGTCAGTGGGGTTCATTCGACTACGGTCGCAACTACGGTCTGATGTACGATACTATCGGCTGGACCGATATGATGCCTGAGTACGGCGGCGACTCTGGTTACTCCGACGGTTACCTGGCAGGTCGTTCTACCGGCGTGGCAACTTACCGTAACACCAACTTCTTCGGTCTGGTTGACGGTTGGGACTTCGCTGTTCAGTACCAGGGTAAAAACGACCGTGATGACGGCGAAATCCTGCGCGGCAACGGTGACGGCTACGCGTTGTCTACCTCTTACACCTCTTCCATCGGCCTGGGTATCGTAGGTTCATGGGCTGAATCTAACCGTACCGACGGTCAGAAAGAACTGGCATTCGGCAACGGCGAGAACAAGGCACGCAGCTGGGGCACCGCCATCAAGTATGATGCAAACAACGTTTACGTTGCTGCACTTTACTCTGAAACCCGCGATGCAGCACGTATCTCCGGTGAAGTTGATGGTGTTGAGCTGAACGGCTTCGCCAACAAGGCAGTAACCGAAGAAATCATTGCCCAGTACCAGTTCGACTTCGGTCTGCGTCCTTCTGTTGCCTACGTGCAGTCCAAAGGCAAGGACATCGAAGGTATCGGCGACGCTTACCTGTACAAATACTATGAAGTTGGCGCTACTTACTACTTCAACAAAAACATGTCTACCTATGTTGACTACAAAATCAACCGTCTGGACGACAACAACCCACTGGGTCTGGCGACCGACGACGTTGTTGCACTGGGTCTGGTATACCAGTTCTAA
- a CDS encoding amino acid aminotransferase, translated as MFEKITAAPADPILGLTDLFRADDRQDKINLGIGVYKDETGKTPVLASVKKAEQYLLENETTKTYLSIDGLPDFARCTQELLFGAESAIIADKRARTAQTPGGTGALRIAADFVATQTSAKRVWVSNPSWPNHVGVFSSAGLEVKEYQYYDAENHALDFDGMLQSLSEAQAGDIVLFHGCCHNPTGIDPTVAQWQQLADLSVANGWLPLFDFAYQGFAKGLEEDAQGLRIFAARHAELLVASSYSKNFGLYNERVGAFTLVTADAENADRAFSQVKSVIRTNYSNPPAHGAAVVATILGNPALRALWEQELSDMRQRIHRMRQLFVTTLQEKGAKQDFSFIIEQNGMFSFSGLSKDQVLRLRSEFGVYAVNSGRINVAGITLDNMAPLCEAIVAVL; from the coding sequence ATGTTTGAAAAAATCACTGCCGCACCCGCCGATCCTATCCTGGGTCTGACCGATCTTTTCCGCGCTGACGATCGTCAGGACAAAATCAACCTCGGAATTGGTGTTTATAAAGACGAAACAGGTAAGACGCCGGTTCTGGCCAGTGTTAAAAAGGCCGAGCAGTATCTGCTGGAAAACGAAACCACCAAAACCTATCTGAGCATTGATGGTTTGCCGGATTTCGCGCGCTGCACGCAAGAGCTGCTGTTTGGCGCAGAGAGCGCCATCATCGCCGATAAACGCGCCCGCACCGCACAGACGCCGGGCGGGACCGGTGCACTGCGCATTGCTGCCGATTTCGTGGCGACCCAGACCTCCGCCAAACGCGTGTGGGTGAGCAACCCAAGCTGGCCGAACCACGTCGGCGTGTTCTCCTCCGCCGGTCTGGAAGTGAAAGAATACCAATACTATGACGCCGAGAACCATGCGCTGGATTTCGACGGCATGCTGCAAAGCCTGAGCGAAGCGCAGGCGGGCGATATCGTGCTGTTCCATGGCTGCTGCCATAATCCGACCGGTATCGATCCTACCGTTGCCCAGTGGCAGCAACTGGCCGACCTTTCCGTCGCCAATGGCTGGTTGCCGCTGTTTGACTTCGCGTATCAGGGCTTCGCCAAAGGTCTGGAAGAAGACGCTCAGGGCCTGCGCATCTTTGCCGCCCGTCACGCCGAGCTGCTGGTTGCCAGTTCCTATTCCAAGAACTTCGGCCTGTACAATGAACGCGTGGGCGCTTTCACTCTGGTGACCGCCGATGCCGAAAATGCCGACCGCGCCTTCAGTCAGGTCAAATCGGTGATTCGCACCAACTACTCGAACCCACCAGCTCACGGCGCAGCCGTCGTCGCGACCATTCTGGGCAACCCGGCGCTGCGCGCACTGTGGGAGCAGGAACTAAGCGACATGCGCCAGCGTATCCACCGCATGCGCCAGCTGTTTGTGACCACGCTGCAGGAGAAAGGCGCCAAGCAGGATTTCTCCTTCATCATTGAGCAGAACGGCATGTTCTCGTTCAGCGGTCTGAGCAAGGATCAGGTTCTGCGCCTGCGTTCGGAATTCGGGGTTTATGCCGTGAACTCGGGCCGAATCAATGTTGCGGGTATTACACTCGACAACATGGCCCCGCTCTGCGAAGCCATCGTCGCCGTGCTGTAA
- the kdsB gene encoding 3-deoxy-manno-octulosonate cytidylyltransferase — protein sequence MSFVAIIPARFASSRLPGKPLADINGKPMIVHVMERARESGAKRVIVATDHPDVKTAVEAAGGEVCMTRPDHQSGTERLAEVIDLCGFADDEIIVNVQGDEPMIPPVIVHQVADNLAKCGAGMATLAVPIEDAEEAFNPNAVKVVMDAQGFALYFSRATIPWDRERFATSKETVGDTFLRHIGIYAYRAGFIRRYVTWEPSALEKIELLEQLRVLWYGEKIHVAVAKAIPSVGVDTPEDLQRVREIFARAAN from the coding sequence ATGAGTTTCGTTGCCATTATTCCTGCACGTTTTGCGTCCAGCCGTCTGCCGGGTAAACCGCTGGCCGACATTAATGGCAAGCCGATGATCGTTCACGTCATGGAGCGCGCCCGCGAATCCGGGGCTAAACGCGTCATCGTCGCGACCGATCATCCCGATGTGAAAACGGCCGTGGAAGCGGCGGGCGGCGAAGTCTGCATGACGCGTCCCGACCACCAGTCCGGTACGGAACGTCTGGCGGAAGTTATCGATCTCTGCGGTTTTGCCGATGACGAAATCATCGTCAATGTGCAGGGCGACGAGCCTATGATCCCGCCGGTTATCGTGCATCAGGTGGCGGATAATCTGGCGAAATGCGGTGCCGGTATGGCGACACTCGCCGTGCCTATCGAAGACGCGGAAGAGGCGTTCAATCCGAACGCGGTGAAAGTGGTCATGGACGCGCAGGGCTTTGCGCTGTACTTCTCGCGCGCCACCATTCCATGGGATCGCGAACGTTTTGCCACCTCGAAAGAAACAGTCGGCGACACTTTCCTGCGCCACATCGGCATTTATGCCTACCGCGCCGGTTTTATTCGCCGCTATGTGACGTGGGAACCCAGCGCGCTTGAAAAAATCGAGTTGCTCGAGCAGCTTCGCGTGCTGTGGTACGGGGAAAAAATCCACGTTGCGGTTGCGAAAGCCATTCCTTCCGTGGGTGTCGATACCCCTGAAGACTTGCAGCGCGTGCGCGAGATTTTCGCCCGCGCGGCCAACTAG
- a CDS encoding MBL fold metallo-hydrolase, with amino-acid sequence MKYHIIPVTAFGQNCSVIYCAKTRQAAIVDPGGEAEKIQREVSALGVQVTQVLLTHGHLDHVGAAAEIAAFYQVPVIGPHKEDQFLLDGLPEQSRMFGLDFCAAFTPDQWLAEGDVVQVGEETFSVLECPGHTPGHIVFINDAARFAVSGDVIFRGGVGRSDFPRGNHEDLIASIKNKLLPLGDDIVFLPGHGPMSTLGEEKHSNPFLLR; translated from the coding sequence ATGAAGTATCACATCATTCCGGTGACGGCGTTCGGCCAGAACTGTTCCGTTATCTATTGTGCCAAAACCCGTCAGGCTGCAATCGTCGATCCCGGCGGTGAAGCGGAAAAAATCCAGCGTGAAGTCAGTGCGCTTGGCGTTCAGGTGACGCAGGTACTGCTGACCCACGGCCATCTCGACCATGTTGGTGCCGCCGCCGAAATCGCCGCATTTTATCAGGTGCCGGTTATCGGGCCTCATAAAGAAGACCAATTCCTGCTGGACGGTTTGCCGGAGCAAAGCCGGATGTTCGGCCTGGATTTCTGTGCAGCCTTTACGCCGGATCAATGGCTGGCGGAAGGCGATGTGGTGCAGGTCGGAGAAGAGACGTTTTCCGTGCTTGAATGTCCGGGACACACGCCGGGGCATATTGTTTTCATTAACGATGCCGCGCGCTTTGCCGTCTCGGGTGACGTGATATTCAGGGGCGGTGTAGGGCGCAGCGACTTCCCGCGCGGCAACCATGAAGATTTGATTGCTTCAATCAAGAACAAGCTGCTGCCGCTGGGCGACGATATAGTGTTTCTGCCGGGGCATGGGCCAATGTCGACCCTCGGCGAAGAAAAACACAGCAACCCCTTCCTTCTTCGTTAG
- a CDS encoding winged helix-turn-helix domain-containing protein gives MPTSSLSLSAARALHLTAQQLDKPLTRSATYADVLTCIQKMSLLQIDTISVVARSPYLVLFSRLGRYPQQWLEKALFERQLFEYWAHEACFIPVEDYRLLRHRMLDPQGMGWKFNQAWFDEHQADIQALLQHIAEKGPVRSADFTADKRGSSGWWDWKPHKRHLESLFTRGELMVSERRHFHRVYDLRKNILPDWDDAAQALTKAEAEFQMLCRSAQALGIFKIEWLADYYRLKRINIKQLTAKLLERQLIVPVEVAGFAAPLYVHCDYVPLLEQAAIGRIGSSVTTLLSPFDPVVWDRKRALELFDFDYRIECYTPEAKRKYGYFTLPILNRGEIIGRTDAKMHRKLGVLEIKSLHLETGVSVGKRRAKDVADAISRFAQWQGATRVSVKNIPAALAQLWGEGWELAEKSPQKVSRSS, from the coding sequence ATGCCTACTTCCAGTCTTTCCCTCTCTGCCGCTCGTGCGCTTCACCTTACCGCTCAACAACTCGACAAACCTTTGACACGTTCTGCGACTTACGCCGATGTGCTCACCTGCATTCAGAAAATGTCCCTGCTGCAGATAGACACCATCAGCGTCGTGGCGCGCAGCCCCTATCTGGTGCTGTTCAGCCGTCTGGGCCGTTATCCGCAGCAATGGCTTGAGAAGGCCCTGTTTGAGCGCCAACTCTTTGAATACTGGGCGCATGAAGCCTGTTTTATTCCCGTTGAGGATTATCGCCTGCTGCGCCATCGCATGTTGGATCCGCAGGGCATGGGCTGGAAGTTCAACCAAGCCTGGTTTGACGAACATCAGGCCGATATTCAGGCGCTGTTGCAGCATATCGCGGAGAAAGGTCCGGTGCGTTCCGCCGATTTCACCGCCGATAAACGCGGCAGCAGCGGCTGGTGGGACTGGAAACCACACAAGCGACATCTGGAAAGCCTGTTCACCCGCGGCGAGTTGATGGTGTCCGAAAGACGTCATTTTCACCGCGTCTATGATCTGCGTAAAAACATTCTTCCGGATTGGGACGACGCCGCGCAGGCGCTGACGAAAGCCGAGGCCGAATTCCAGATGCTGTGCCGCTCGGCGCAGGCGCTCGGGATCTTCAAAATCGAGTGGCTGGCCGACTACTATCGTCTAAAGCGCATCAATATCAAACAGCTAACGGCTAAGTTGCTGGAACGTCAGTTGATCGTTCCCGTCGAGGTGGCAGGTTTTGCCGCGCCGCTGTATGTGCATTGTGATTATGTCCCTCTTCTCGAACAGGCCGCGATCGGCAGGATCGGATCTTCCGTGACTACGCTATTGTCGCCTTTTGATCCGGTAGTCTGGGATCGAAAAAGGGCGCTGGAGCTGTTTGATTTCGACTATCGGATCGAATGTTACACCCCCGAAGCCAAGCGCAAATACGGCTATTTCACCTTGCCTATCCTCAATAGAGGCGAAATTATCGGGCGCACCGATGCCAAGATGCATCGCAAGCTCGGCGTGCTCGAAATCAAGAGTCTGCATCTTGAAACCGGCGTCAGCGTGGGTAAACGTCGGGCCAAAGACGTGGCCGACGCCATCAGTCGTTTTGCGCAGTGGCAAGGCGCGACACGGGTGAGCGTTAAAAATATTCCCGCCGCCTTGGCGCAACTCTGGGGTGAGGGGTGGGAACTGGCCGAAAAATCGCCGCAGAAAGTCTCTCGCTCCTCCTGA
- a CDS encoding DNA internalization-related competence protein ComEC/Rec2 encodes MITLTFTQLALALIAGILPLTVLPDLPGFYQKIGLFLLACIAGALPFRVSKLLCVSVLALLWATSHAGQILQQTAHFSGARQQVVAEIKSASLQREGSHSLVIALKEINGERVFPPLSARISSEGIGPYCAGQRWLLSMSLRPVHSQLNLGGFDGQRWAVANRQTLTGRVNAAQRLSEDCSLRQKRLTEVQSQTTTLSTQPILLALAFGERGLIDQQVNQLFKVTGTAHLMAISGLHIGVAAMMGWLIARALQFLLPMRFIDYRFPLLLGGAAMLYYTWLSGVNPPAMRAALAITLWLILRLGRMRCHPWQVWSWGVALLMFGDPLGMLSDSFWLSCFAVAGLIFWYQWAPLPARFSRRWQWAWMRWLHLQLGMTLLLLPMQIGLFHGLSAASLFANLWAVPIVSLFTVPLVLTALFLDHFPTDGVQPLSQLLWSLADTSLKGVIYGLEHAERFWLPLGEGAMAFCLAGWFGVIVWRMGWYRTHLASLLALCGALFSGGPRAVKRIGESICSTSVTGCRY; translated from the coding sequence ATGATCACGTTGACCTTCACCCAGTTGGCACTGGCGCTGATCGCGGGCATCCTGCCACTGACGGTACTGCCGGATTTGCCTGGCTTCTATCAAAAGATCGGACTTTTTCTGCTGGCCTGTATCGCGGGGGCTTTACCTTTCAGAGTGAGCAAATTGCTGTGCGTGAGTGTGCTGGCCCTGCTTTGGGCCACGAGTCATGCAGGCCAGATTTTGCAGCAAACGGCCCATTTTTCGGGCGCAAGGCAGCAGGTGGTGGCAGAAATAAAAAGCGCCAGCCTTCAGCGCGAGGGCAGTCATAGTCTGGTGATTGCATTAAAGGAGATCAACGGAGAACGGGTTTTTCCGCCGCTTTCTGCCAGAATCTCCAGTGAAGGAATAGGCCCTTACTGTGCCGGCCAGCGCTGGTTGTTGAGCATGAGTTTACGGCCGGTGCACAGTCAGCTTAATCTCGGCGGCTTTGACGGCCAGCGGTGGGCGGTAGCGAATCGGCAGACACTGACCGGACGCGTCAATGCGGCGCAGCGGTTATCCGAAGACTGTTCGCTTCGCCAAAAGCGGCTGACCGAGGTGCAGAGTCAGACCACAACCCTGAGCACCCAGCCCATTCTGCTGGCGCTGGCCTTTGGCGAGAGGGGGCTTATCGACCAGCAGGTTAATCAGTTGTTCAAGGTCACCGGTACGGCTCACCTGATGGCGATTTCCGGTCTGCACATCGGCGTGGCGGCAATGATGGGCTGGCTGATTGCCCGCGCACTGCAATTTTTGCTGCCGATGCGATTCATCGATTATCGCTTTCCGCTATTACTCGGCGGGGCGGCGATGCTCTATTACACCTGGTTGTCAGGAGTTAATCCGCCCGCCATGCGTGCGGCGCTGGCAATCACGCTGTGGCTAATTTTGCGGTTGGGCAGAATGCGCTGTCATCCCTGGCAGGTCTGGAGCTGGGGTGTTGCCTTGTTGATGTTCGGCGATCCTTTAGGGATGCTTTCCGACAGTTTCTGGCTGTCCTGTTTCGCGGTAGCCGGACTTATCTTCTGGTATCAATGGGCACCGCTTCCTGCGCGCTTTTCCCGCCGCTGGCAATGGGCGTGGATGCGCTGGTTACATCTGCAACTGGGCATGACCCTTTTACTGCTGCCGATGCAGATTGGGCTTTTTCACGGCCTGAGCGCCGCCTCGCTGTTTGCCAATCTCTGGGCGGTACCTATCGTGTCGCTGTTTACCGTCCCCTTGGTGTTGACCGCGTTGTTTCTCGACCATTTTCCGACTGATGGGGTGCAACCGCTCAGCCAGCTGCTGTGGTCACTTGCCGACACCAGCCTCAAGGGGGTTATTTACGGGCTGGAACACGCGGAGCGCTTCTGGTTACCGTTGGGGGAGGGCGCAATGGCGTTTTGCCTGGCGGGCTGGTTTGGGGTGATTGTCTGGCGTATGGGATGGTATCGCACACATCTAGCCTCGTTGCTGGCGCTGTGCGGGGCCCTTTTTTCTGGCGGCCCTCGGGCGGTAAAGAGAATTGGCGAGTCGATATGCTCGACGTCGGTCACGGGTTGTCGCTACTGA